A genomic stretch from Oncorhynchus gorbuscha isolate QuinsamMale2020 ecotype Even-year linkage group LG20, OgorEven_v1.0, whole genome shotgun sequence includes:
- the b4galt4 gene encoding beta-1,4-galactosyltransferase 4: MGVCPAVSMFFRKCKYMILLLLSVSVLAWYATFSGETVKAIQGTLLPVQTLADNTEVLSGGEGNSWRSVTQVFSNPLPDTSPPKQSCPEKSPLLQGALNLTFKDSLTLKEVESENSGVAEGQYQPPDCLAQQSVAILIPHRNREKHLLYLLHHLHPFLQRQQLHYSIYVIHQAGEVTFNRAKLLNVGYLEALKDYDWDCFVFHDVDLVPENDYNLYKCDQQPKHLVVGRNATGYKLRYKGYFGGVTAMTKDQFHKVNGFSNTYWGWGGEDDDLRIRVELQKMEIIRPPPLIARYTMVFHKRDSGNEINKDRMRLLARTPKVWRKDGLNTCSYSTLSVERPPLYINVTVDIGEPMH, from the exons ATGGGAGTCTGTcctgctgtgtctatgtttttcCGCAAGTGCAAGTATATGATACTGTTGCTGCTCTCCGTTTCCGTCTTGGCTTGGTACGCCACTTTTTCCGGTGAAACAGTGAAAGCAATTCAGGGAACCCTTTTGCCAGTGCAAACACTTGCAGATAATACTGAGGTCCTGAGTGGAGGAGAAGGAAACTCGTGGAGATCAGTGACACAGGTCTTCTCCAATCCTCTCCCTGACACCTCACCACCAAAACAAAGCTGTCCTGAGAAATCGCCACTGCTCC AAGGAGCCCTAAACCTCACATTTAAGGACTCTCTAACGCTTAAGGAGGTGGAGAGTGAGAACAGTGGAGTGGCTGAGGGCCAATACCAGCCTCCAGACTGCCTCGCCCAGCAGAGTGTGGCTATCCTCATTCCCCATCGTAACCGGGAGAaacacctcctctacctcctgcaTCACCTGCACCCCTTCCTTCAGAGGCAGCAGCTGCACTACAGCATCTACGTCATTCACCAG GCTGGAGAGGTGACGTTTAACCGTGCCAAGCTACTTAATGTTGGGTACTTGGAGGCACTCAAGGACTACGATTGGGATTGCTTCGTTTTTCATGATGTGGATCTGGTTCCAGAGAACGACTACAACCTATACAAGTGTGACCAACAGCCCAAACACTTAGTGGTCGGCAGGAACGCCACAGGGTACAA ATTGCGATACAAAGGGTACTTTGGAGGGGTGACGGCCATGACGAAGGACCAGTTTCACAAAGTCAACGGCTTTTCCAACACTTACTGGGGATGGGGTGGGGAGGATGATGACCTTCGCATCAG GGTGGAGCTCCAGAAAATGGAAATTATACGACCCCCCCCTCTCATAGCACGCTATACCATGGTATTTCATAAAAGAGATAGCGGCAATGAAATCAATAAAGACAG GATGCGTTTGCTAGCACGGACACCTAAAGTCTGGAGAAAGGATGGCCTTAACACCTGCTCCTACAGTACTCTATCAGTTGAGAGGCCACCTCTGTACATTAATGTCACCGTTGACATTGGCGAACCAATGCACTGA